The nucleotide window TTTCCGGTCAGTATAGTGCCGCATTCTTTCATGGCATGGGCCTCTCATGGCTGTTTTTTCACGGTCCGAGGAATGGAGGAAATTAGCCCATCTACGGGGGGTGGTCAACTTGCGCAAGTAGGAATCACTGCTTTTGGATTTGACAAAGGATAGTATTGATCTTACCTCTTCTTTTCCCGACCACAATTAGGAGGAATTATATGTTTGAAGTAACCGAAGCCGCCCAGAAACAGCTGGAAGGCTATTTTTCCGATAAAGAAGCGTCCCCCATCCGCGTGTACCTCGCGGCCGGTGGCTGAGCAGGCCCTCGCCTGACCCTGGCTCTGGATGAGCCTAACGATAAAGACGTCACTTACGAAGCTTCCGGTTTCACCTTCGTCGTAGACAAGGAACTCGAAGCCCAGACCGGCAATATCAAGATCGACATGACCTACTACGGGTTCGTGGTCGACTCCGAGAATCCCGTTGGCGGCAGCAGCGGCGGCAGCTGCGACTGCTCCTCTGCGGGTTCCTGCGGTTCCGCCGGATCCGGCGGCTGCGGCTGCTAGGGCGATAAGCCGCCATCTGCGGCGTTGCTGCAAAAAGGCCAGACCCTTGCGTATTGAGATACGCGGCGGTCCTGGTCTTTTTTTGCGCCTTGCAGCTGACGACTTCTCGCCCTAGCTGCGTCCCTCCGTCCTGGGGGATGATCGGTGGCGGGGAGAAGAGGTTCATGTGTTTGGCGCGGTCGGTGGCCACAGACCCTTGCGTATTAGGATACGCGGCGGTCCTGTTTTTTTGCGCCTTGCAGGTGACGGCTTCTCGCCCAAGCCGGTTCCATCCGTTCTGGAGAATGGGTGGCCGGGCACTGTGCCGATGTTCAGATTATAATATGAATGAAGAGTCCGCGCGGTAGGATTGAAGCCATTCACAACAGCACATGGGAGGTACCATGAAAAGGAATGCAATCATTCTGGCGTTGGTCGCAGCCATCGCACTTTGCGTTGCAGGGCTTGCAATGGCTCAATCCGGAAGCATGCCCGGTCCCGGCAGCGGCATGGGATATGGCGGCATGGGGTCCGGCGGCGGCAAAGGCTACGGCGGCATGTGGAGAGGCTACCAGGCCACGCCGGGGCAGCAGGAGGCGTTCAGGAAGATCACGGAGAAATACCAGCCGCAGTTCATCAAGCTGGCGGACAAGCTGTGGGCCAAACGGGCCCAACTCAACGGTGCCCTGGCCCAGGAAAAAATCGACCGGCAGCAGGCCAAGGCCTTTGCCAAGGAAGCCGGCGATCTCCTGGCCCAGTCCTATGAGCTGCAAGTGGAAATGCTCGCCGACATGCGCGAGCAGGGGTTGTCCTACTTCGGCATGGGCATGATGCACGGCGGCATGATGGGCGGCGGCATGATGGACATGATGCATGGAGGCATGATGGGCGGCATGATGAATATGATGATGGGCGGCGGCCAGCGGTATTACGGAGACGGTCAGCCCGGCCCCGGCGGCTATGGAAACATGCCGGGACCAGGCATGATGCAATAGGGCTTCGCCTGCGAAACACCCCCCCCCTGCCATCTCCTACCGTGGCGGATGGGCCCGACCTTTCTGCGTCTTGCAGATCAAGATTCTGTATTCCAACAGTCCGAAACTCATGGAAAACGCTCCGAAATGGGGCGTTTTCTGTTTTGGTGAAATACCTTTTTTTGCAGAAAAGGGGTTTACAAGACTATTTTCCTGATTACGTTTAGTAGATCGAAAACTACTATTAGGAGTATAGTCATGATCAATGTATCCGAATCCGCCCAGCAGGAGCTGACCAAATATTTCGCAGACAAGGAAGTGCAGCCCATCCGGGTGCACCTGGCCGACGGCGGCTGCGCAGGCCCCCGCCTGTCCCTGGCCCTTGACGAGCCGCGCGACGGCGACAAGTCCGTTGAACAGGGTGCCTTCACCTTCCTTATCAACGAGGAACTGGCTACCGCCTCCGGCGCGGTCTCCATCGACATGTCCGAGTACGGCTTTGTCGTGAATTCCGAGAACCAGATCGGTGGCGGCGGCTGCGGTTGCGCCTCCTCGGGTTCCTGTGGTTCCGCCGGCTCCGGCGGCTGCGGCTGCTAGGTTGCGATAAGCGGCGATCTGCTGCGTTAAGTGAATTGTTCGCGAGCAACGCGAGCGTTACAAGATCTTACACCTCAGGCGTGCTGCAAAAAGCCCAGACCCTTGTGTATTGAGATACGCGGCGGTCCTGGGCTTTTTTTGCGCCTTGCAGCTCACCACTTCTCGCAACCTAGCCGCGTTCCTCCGTCCTGGGGGACGGTCGGTGGCGGGAACTGGGAAATGCTGAATTCATTGCGATAGGCTGCGGATTATGCGTGGGGCGAAGTACACCGACATTACTCAGGTTCCCCAGCCCGGCGTCCGAAGAACCCAAAAAAATAAACGCGAGCGATTTGGGTGCCAAGGGCACCCAACAGCGGGTCACCCCACAGCCGTCCCGTAAGAAGAGGCTCTTCCTCCCCAAGACGCACTTCGTCATCTTCAGGCTTCGGAGAGTGGGTCGGATGTGCATTTTCCGAGGGGGGATTTGACCGCAGCGTAGCCTTCTACGTGAGGATCAAATTCCCCCTCGGAAAATGTGCAGACGGCCCGCTATCCGAAGCCGCAAGCAAAAACGAAAAGGGGTGGCATCTTGTGCCACCCCATTCGATTAGGACCGCAACCCCGGAATACCACCGGGTTAATCGAACGTCCTTTGGTCGACGAGCCGGGGAGCGCCCTCGGGCAGGGTGCCCGGCGCAACGGCTTCGACGATTGGTCTCAATTTCATGGTCGCCTGAAAATCGGCGACAAAGGATTCTTCATCCAGCGCGACAGCGGTCTCGCAGATCACGATCAGCGCATCTCTGCCATTATCACTCTTTACCTGAATCTGCCAGCCCGAAATGCCGGGATATTTGGCAATGACCGCAGCGGCTTGGCCTGGATAGATGAACTGACCCTTGACCTTGGCCGTGTCGTCGGCGCGGCCCTTCCAGCCCGTGAGCTTGCGGGCCGTGCGGCCGCACGCGCACTGGGCCGTGTCGATGGAGGACAGGTCGCCCGTGGCCAGCCGCACCAGCGGGTAGTCGGTGAAAAACGGGGTGACCACCACCTCGCCGAGTTCGCCGTCGGGCAGGGGCTCGCCCGTGGCCGGGTCGCAGATCTCCACATGCCGGTAATTGGACAGGTGCATGCCGCCCAGCTCCATGCACTCGTAGGCGATGCAGCCCACGTCCGCAGTGCCGTAGCCCTGGCGGACCGTGATGCCGAACATCTCCTCCACCTCGGCGCGCAGGGCTTCGGGCAGGGGCTCGGCGGCCACATAGGCCTTTTCCAGCTTGAAATCGTTCTTGAGGTCGAACCCCGCGGCCTCGGCCTTCTTGCCGATGACCTTGAGGTAACTGGTCATGCCCACGAAGGCCGTCACCGGCAGCTGGGTCAGGAACTCGATCTGCTTGTCCGTGTTGCCCGGCCCGGCCGGGACGACCGCGCACCCGATGTCCCGAAGCGGCTCTTCAAGCATCAACCCGGCGGGCGTCATGTGATAGGAAAACGTCATCTGGGCCAGATCGCCGGGCCGGAATCCCGCGGCAAAGAACCCCTCGGCCCATGCCCAGTAGTCCCCTTCCCGGCCCTCGGGATCATAGATCGGGCCCGGGGACTGATAAATACGCGACAGCTCGCCCGGCTTGCAGTTCAGGAACCAGCCGATGCCGTGCTCCTTCTGCCACTGGATGATGTCCTTCTTCCGGAGCGGCGGGATCTTCCCGTAGTCTTCGAAATTCTTGAAATCCCTGGCGCACGCACCCAACGCGTTCAGCCGCGCCCGGAACTCGCCCGACGACTGCTCGGCTTCCATCAGGACATCCTGCACGCCCTTCCACTTGCGCTTCATTCGCTTCTCGCGCGACTCGGTCTCATACTCGCTGTAGTACATAAAGATTGCCTCCGGCGGCCGGGGGAAGGGGGAGAAAAACCCTTTGAAAAGGGTTGTTTCTCCCCCTTCCCCCGGACCCCCATCCCCCTCTTTTCCTAAACTTTTTATCTCCGCTTCGCGGGGACCATGCGAAGCTGGCAGTTTGTTCCTGCATACGCCAGGACCGAAAAAAATGCCACCGTCATCGGGTGACAATCCGCCTCCCTCCTCCCAATTCTTCCGCCAACGCACACTCCCCCTGACGCGGGCAGCGAAGCGCCCCTGCGCCCGCCAACGACTGAAGGCTTTCGAGAGTGGGTCAGATGTGCATTTTCCCGGGCGCAGCCCTACCACAGCCGTACCCCCGTACGGCGAGGACAGGGGCAAGTCCGGGAAAATGTGCAGATGGCCCGCTATCGGAAGCCGCTACCCGAGCCAGCGTTTTCTTCTGCGGTAGTGTTTGACATCCCGATAACTTTTCTTGTCGCCGGTATGTCCCATGCCCAGGTAGAATTCCTGGACGTCCGGGTTGTTGAGCAGTTCCTTGGCCGTGCCGTCCATGACCACGCGACCGTTTTCCATGATGTAGGCCTGCTCTGCCACGGACAGGGCGGCGCGGGCGTTCTGTTCCACCAGGAGGATGGTCACGCCCTCGTCCTGGTTGATCCGCTTGATGATCTCGAAAATCTCTTCAACCAGCAGCGGGGCAAGGCCGAGGGACGGCTCGTCCAGGAGCAGCAACTCAGGCTTGGCCATGATGGCCCGGCCGATGGCGCACATCTGCTGCTCGCCGCCGGACATGTATCCGGCCAGCTGCCTGCTCCGCTCCTTGAGACGCGGGAAATACTCGTAGACCTTGGCCATGGACCCGGCGATCTCCGAGCGCGGGCGGGTGAACGCGCCGCACTTGAGGTTCTCCTCCACGGTCAGGTCCTCGAAGATGCGGCGGCCTTCCATGACCTGGAAGATGCCCCGCCTCACGATCTTCTCCGGGATGAGGCCCTGGATGGGCTCGTCGTTGTACTGGATGACCCCGTCCGTGACCTCGCCGTCCTCGGCTTCCAGCAGGCCGGATATGGCCTTGAGCGTGGTGGACTTGCCCGCCCCGTTGGCGCCGAGCAGGGCCGTGATCCGCCCGCGCGGGCAGGCCAGGGACAATCCCTTCAGGACCAGGACCACGTCGTTGTACACGACTTCCAGGTTTTCAACTTTGAGTACGTCGCCCAAAGGCTTGCTCCCGTTTTTGGCGACCGGGGGCGAAGGACAGCCCCCGGTCTTTTTCTCTCTCTATCTCTCACAGACCTTGCCGAAACTGTTCAAAAACCGGGCCGGATTCGCCGCAGCAACGACGCCAGACCGGAATTTTCAACAGTTTTAGTGGCCGAGCCAGTCGGCTCGACGCTCCAGGATCTGTTCCTTCACGAAGGTCAGCTTGCCGTCCTTGATGGTGTACAGGAACACGGCCATGTTCGGACGGTGGTCGTCCGGGAAGTAGGAAATGGCCGGGGCCAGTCCCATGGGATCGAAGTCGCGCAGGGTCTCCAGCGCGTCCTTGAGGGATTCGCCGGTGATCCCGCCCTTGGCGGCGGCCCTCTTCAGGCCCTCGGTCATGACCAGCACGGACACGAAGCCGCGCGTGAAGTGGGTCATCTGCGGCTCGTTGTTGGTCAGCTCCATGATCGCCTTCATGCCGGGCACGTCCTGACCGTAGACTGCGGCGGCCTGGTTGGAAAACGCGCCGTTGGCGTCCTCGCCGGCCAGCTTGGGCAGGTTCTCGTCAGAGCCCCAGATGTTGGTGAAGAAGGTGGTCTCCATGCCGATGTTCTTGGCCGACTTGAGGATGACGGACGTGGACGGGGTGGTGCCGCCGATCCAGCAGAAGTCCGGGGCCAGGTCCTTCAGGGGCAGCAGCTCGGTGGTGGCGTCGATGGCCTTGAGGGAGACGTTGGCGTCGCCCACGATCTCGAAGCCCAGCTCTTCGGCATACGCCTTGGCTCCCTTGATGGGGGCCAGGCCGTACGGGTGGTCCGGGTAGATGAAGGCGATCTTCGGCGCCCGGGCCTCGGTCCAGTTGTCCTTGAAGTACTTGATGGCCGCACGCGCCTGGGTGGAATAATCCGCCGCAACGAAGAAGTTGTACGGGGCGGTCTTGGGATCGGTCAGGTGGGCCGAATAGGACGCGGACAGGTCGGGCACCTTGTCCTTGGCCAGGTTGCGGACCAGGGCCTCGGTCACTGCCGAGCCGTAGCCCTGGATGCAGACCGCGCCCGCGTTGACCATCTTCTTGTACAGGGAAAGGCCCTGCTGGACGTTGTAGGCGGTGTCCTGCAGGTTGAATTCGATCATGCGGCCGTCGATGCCGCCGTTGGCGTTCACGTACTGGACGCCCGCCTTGAGACCCTGTGCATACGGCACGCCCACGGACGAGGTGGGTCCGGACATATCGACCAGCCCGCCTACCTGGATGGGGGTCGTGTCCGCTTTTTTGGTTTCTGCCGATTTCTGTTCCTCGCCTCCGCAACCAAAGAGCATCAGCCCGGCAAGAAGCATGGTGCACGCTGCGGTTATGATTTTACCAACCCTCATGTTCAACTCCTAAGGGGTTTAAGGGTTACACGCCTCCTCACCTCGATTCGGCGTTGTTTCTATGTTTGACCCGCTGCCGAGCAACGGGATTGAAACCTCGGGGCGAATCGTACCGCCCGCCCTAATGGGCAAAGGGATACAGTTTCCAGTACGCCTTGATCAGCCTCCAGCGATGGGCCAGCCCCTCCGGCTCGTAGATGAGGAAAAGGATCAGCACCAACCCGAACACGCCGTGCTGGATGGCCCCCACCACCTGGTTGATGGCCGGGAACCAGCCGCTCAGCCCGTTGGCCAAGACATTGAGCACCTCGGGCAGCAGGGTCAGGAACACGGCCCCGAACACGGACCCGATGACCGAACCGAGGCCGCCGATGACGACCATGGCCAGATAGGTGATGGACAGCCCGATATTGAACTGCTCGCCCGAGATGTAGCCGGTGTAGTGGCCCCACAGCCCACCGGCCACGCCCGCCAGGAACGAGCTGACGCCGAAGGCGATGATCTTGTACCAGAACAGGTTCACACCCACGATCTCGGCGGACAGGTAGAAGTCGCGGATGGACACGAAGGCGCGCCCGTACTTGCTGCGCATGATGTTGGACACCATGAGCAGACTTAAGCAGGCGAAAACGAAGAGCAGGTAGTACATCCGAGTCTCGGAGTCGAAGGCGAAGCCGAGTATCTCCGGCGGGTTGAGCAGCAGCCCGTTGGAGCCGCCCGTGAGCTCGCCGCCGTGCAGGAAGGTGTATTCCAGCACCAGCTGCGCGGCCAGGGTGGCGATGGCCAGGTAGATGCCCTTGAGCCGGAGCGACGGCACGCCGAAGACCATGCCGACCATGGCCGTGATCAGGCCGCCGGTGAGAATGGCCAGGGGGAACGGCACGCCGTGCAGGGTGCATTGGCCCGCGGCGAACGCGCCCACGCCGATGAACGCGCCGTGGCCGAGTGAAATCTGGCCGCACACGCCGGTCAGCAGGTTGAGGGAAACGGCCCCGATGACCGCGATGAAGATCAGGTTCATGATCGAGACCAGGTAGCTGCCCAGCCCGAACGGTGCCGCGAGCAGGCCCGCCACGAGCAGGCCGATCATGATTTTCTGGAAGCCGGACTGGAATATCCGGGCCTCGCCCTGGTAGGAAGTGAAGAAGAGTCCGCATTTGCCCTGCATGGCTACACCCTCTCGATCTCTTTGGTGCCGAACAGGCCGTATGGTTTGATCATCAGGATGACCACCAGGATGATGAAGGCCGCCACCTCCCTGAACCCGCCGAGGTTGAAGAGCTGCCGGGCCGCGCCGTCACAGACGTTTTCCAGCACGCCGATGATCAGCCCGCCCAGGGCCGCGCCGAGCAGGGAATCCAGGCCGCCCAGGATGACCGCCGGGAAGACCTTGAGGCCCAGGTGGCCGATATGGGAGTTGATGCCGTTGATGTTGCCCAGGATCACGCCGCCCACGGCGGACACGATGCAGGCGATGCACCAGCTCATGGCGAAGATGTTCTTGATGCCGATGCCCATGGACTGCGCGGCCTGCTGGTCGAAGGCCGTGGCCCGCATGGCCACGCCGGTCCGGGAATACTTGAAGAAGGCGGAGAACACGGCGAACAGGACCACGGACAGGAAAAAGGCCGCGATGTACACCGGGGCCACGGGCAGCCCGGCGATCATGACAGGCTCCGAGGGCAGCACCTGCGGGTAGACCTTGATCTGGGTGCCCCAGAAGAGCTGGACCAGGGACTTGAGCACCGAGCTCATGCCCACGGTGACCATGATGACCGAGATGTGCTCCTCGCCGATGAGCGGCCTGAGCACCATGCGCTCGATGGCCAGTCCGAGCAGGACCGAAAAGGCCAGCGTGATCAGAAACGCCCAGATGAACGGGATGTTGAACTGCACGGTCAGGGCGAAGCAGACGTAGGCGCCGACCATGACCAGCTCGCCCTGGGCGAAGTTCACGACCTTGGTGGCCTTGTAGATGATGACGAATCCCAGCGCCACCAGGGAATAGATGGAACCGACCACCAGCCCGTTGACTATCAGTTGGAGATAATATTCCACTTAGGCCTCCATGTCCTCGATGCGGATATCGCCGCACATTTCCCGCACCCGGCCGTCCTGGTAGGTGATTTCGGTTTCCAGATTCAGGGCGCAGGCGTCGGTGTAGAGCGCCTCGATGAGCGCGCCGTAGCGTTCGTTGATGGTCGTTCGCCGCACCTTGCGCGTCCGGGTCAGTTCGCCGTCGTCCGGGTCCAGTTCCTTGTAGAGCAGGCAGAACCGCTTGATCCGCGTCTCCTCCGGGAGCGTCGCGTTGGTCTTGGCCACCTCCGCCTTGACCAGCGCGTAGACCTCGTCCTTGGCCGCCAGGTCCTGGTAGGTGGTGTAGGTGATCATGTTGGTCTCGGCCCAGTGGCCCACGATGGCCATGTCGATGCACAGGATGGCGGCCACATGGTCGCGCCCGCCTCCCAGCACCACCGACTCGCGCAGGAACGGGGAGAACTTGATCTTGTTCTCCAGGAACTGGGGCGAGAACCGGGTGCCGTCGTTGAGGTGCATGACGTCCTTGACGCGGTCGATGACCACCAGGCGGCCGTTGTCGTCGAAGTAGCCCGCGTCGCCCGAAAGCAGCCAGCCGTCCTCGGTGACGGTCTCGCGGGTGGCCTCCTCGTTCTTGTAGTAGCCGAGGAACACGGCCGGGGACCGGGAGATGATCTCGCCCTCGTCCGTGATCCTGACCTCGGTCTCGGGTATGGGCGCGCCGACGGACGTGAAGTCCACCTCCCCTTCCTTGTGGATGCAGGAGATGCCCGCGATCTCGGTCTGGCCGTAAATCTGCTTGAGGTTCACGCCCAGCGCGTGGAAGAAGCGGAAGATGTCCGGCCCCAGGGCCGCGCCGCCGGTGGTGGCGCTGCGCATGCGGGAGAAGCCGAGCCGGTCGCGCAGGGCGCGGAACAGCCCCTGGTCGGCCACGAAATACTTGAGCCGGAGCCATGGGGAGGGAGTCCTGCCCGCGAACAGGGTGTCCACGTACTCGTAGCCGATGGGCAGGAAGCGGTTGTAGAGGAACCGCTTCATGGGCGTGGTCTCCATGATGTCGCCCTGGACCTTGGCCGCGATGGACTCGTACACCCTCGGCGGGGAAAAGAGGAAGTGCGGGCCGATCTCGCGCGAGTCGGCGCTGGCCGTATCCGGGGTCTCGGGGAAGTTGACGCAGAACCCGAAGAGCAGGGCCGAGGCCACGGCCATCATCTGCTCGCCCATCCAGGCCAGGGGCAGGAAGGAAACGAACTCGTCCCTGGCCGACTTGGGGTCGTACTTGCCCAGGTTGTGGGCCATGGACAGCAGGTTTCTGTGGGAGAGCATGGCCAGCTTGGGCCTGCCCGTGGTGCCCGAGGTGGTGGCGATGAGGCACGGGTCGTCCGGCTTGACGCCGCTGACGCGGCTCTTGAAATGGGCCACGCAGTCGGAGCGGGATTCGCGGCCCAGGCGGCGGACGGCCTTGAAATCCTCGAGCCCGTCCACGTCCTTCTCATAGGCGACCAATCCCTTGGGATCGTGGTAGATGATATGAGCGAGTTCCGGCAGGTTGCCCCGGAACGAGAGCATCTTGTCCACCTGCTCCTGGTCCTCGGCGACCACGAGCTTGCACTCGGAAAGGGCGAAGATGTATTCGATTTCCTCGGCCGGCGAGTCCTGGTAGAGGCCGAGCGCAATGCCGCCCAGACCCTGGATGGCCAACTCGGCCCATATCCATTCCGGGCGGTTGTCGCCGATGAGGATGACGATGTCGCCCCGGCCCAGGCCCAACGCCTCGAGCCCGCAGGCGAACTCGGCGGTGATGCGCAGGTTGTCCTGCCAGGACACGGCCTGCCAGACACCCCACTCCTTCTCACGCAGGGCAGTCTTTTGGGCGCGCTCCTCGGCCTGTCTGACGAGCAGTCGGGGCAACGTGGTCTTGTATGGTTTTGCCATGAAATTTCCTTATATTATCTCGGCTTGCAGCCGGGCCTTCCTGTTCTCTATCTCCCTGTGAACGCTGCGTCCTCGGTGCCTAGATAGGCAGCGATGACGTCCTTGTTCGCCTGCACCTCGTCCGGCGTACCCTCGGCGATCTTCTGGCCGAAATCGATGACCACGACCTTGTCGGAGATGTCCATGACAACTCCCATGTCGTGTTCCACCAATAGGACGGTAACGCCCCATTCTTCGGCTATGTCGAGGATATATCGGGCCATGTCCTCGGTCTCTTCGAGGTTCATGCCCGCCATGGGCTCGTCCAGGAGGATGAGCTTGGGTTCGGCGGCGAGTGCGCGTCCGAGTTCCACCCTTTTCTGCACCCCGTAGGGAAGGCGTCCCGCGTGTTGGTGCCGGTAGGGCGAAAGGTTGAGGAAATCGATTACATCTTCCACGCGGCGACGATGCCGATCCTCCGTGCGTACCGCTTTGCCCCAGTACATGATGGAGGAGAGCAACCCGTAGTTGATCTGGCTGTGCCGACCGACCATCAGGTTGTCGAGCACGGACAGACCCTTGAACAGGGCGATGTTCTGGAAAGTGCGCGAGAGCCCGAGCTCCGTGCGCTTATGCGCCGGAAGCGAGAGCAGGCACTCGCCGTCGAGGGAGATGCTGCACGGCCCGCGAGCCCCGCCATCGGGGACGTAGCGGCCGCTGATACAGTTGAGCATGGAAGTCTTTCCCGCACCGTTGGGACCGATAAGGGACGCGATAGTCCCTTGTTCAACGGTGAAGGAAACCCCCATGAGGGCGGCAATGCCCTTGAACGTGAGTGTTACATCACAGACGTCGAGGTAGGCCATATCCTAAATTATGTGCTGAGAACACACCCGTCTCAGGCGACGTGTGCACGGCCGGTCGGTGGATTACGTAACACCGCCCCGGTCCATATGCTGTCGAAAAGCCAGGTGCGCCTTTAGGTCCACTCTTCCTTGAAATCGTCGGGAGTGACCAATTTGTAGCCCCGGTCCGTGAGAGCTGCCTCCACTGCGGACGGGTCTTCGGTATCTACTCGGACGACGACGACGCGGCGTCCGTTGAAAAAGAATGTGCCGGTGGAGATGATGGACATCTTCATGTTGGCGATGACCCCGGCGACTTCATAGAGTACGCCGGACCGGTCCTCGACCTCGATGGTCAGACGGGACCCGCCCTCGCGGTATCCCATCTCTTCGGCAAGCACGTCGAGCATGACGTTTCGATTGATGTATCCGATGAGCTCGCCCTCTTGACCGACCACGGCCAGACCGGCCAGGTCCATCTCGAACATCATGTCCGCCGCGCCCTCGATTTCGGTCTCGGGGGCCACGGTCTTGATGTCGGTGCGGTAGATCTTCTCCACCGTCAGCTTGCTCATCAGATAGTTGATCTCGTGTTTTTCCAGGGAGGTCATGATGGAGGGAAGGGCCGCAAAGATGTCTTCCTTGCGCACGTAGCCGAGCAGCTTGCCGTTCTCGTCCACCACCAGGAGCATCCAGAGCTTGTTGTCCTCAAGCTGTTTCTGGGCGTCCTTGACCAGGGTCTGGGGGGTGACCTTGACGAAGTCGCGAAGCATTTTCAGTCCGACGTACATATTCTCCTCCTTGAAGCAGCCGCTGGGGCGCTGTCGGTTCAAGCCGTATTGGCATATATTCTTCACGGATGGATACACGTTTTCATCAAACGGCGCAATTTCATCCGTAAACGGCCCGACAGAACGCGGTGCCCCTAAAAACCCGTTTTTCATGCGCAAGTCAATACTCAAACAATTGTTTGTGAAAAAAAGGTCGTCCGCGTCCACGGCCCAACCATCCCGAACGGTTTACCTTCACCCGTCATCTGCCGTAATTGCACAACCATGGGATTAACAATATACATCGCCAGCACCCTTTCCATCCGGCAAGAGACAGCGAGAATGCGAGTCAAGCGCCGTCGGACTGGAGCAGACCGCCGTCCAGGTCGAATTCAACTCCGTGGCGAACGACGCCCTGTCCCTGACCGAAACGGAAGAAGGTGCGGCGATGCGGGTTGGCGACAGGATCATCGAGGCGGCGGGGCGCTCCCTTCAAGCTGGGGAAAATCACCGCCACCATCGGGGCTAGCGTCGGCATCTCCGTCTGCCCGAACCACGGGAGTTCGGAAGAGGCGCTCGTCAAGTGCGCGGACCAGGCCATGTACCGGTCCAAGGAAAAGGGGAAGAACACGTGCACTTCCGCAAGTTCCCCGGACGACTGAGCATGCCCGCTCCCCGCGTCACCCGCCCATCTTGTAGAAGAGGCTGGCCTGGGCGCAGCATCCGGAAAGGCCGAGCGCCTTGTAGACCGAGTCCATGTCCACGGCTTCGCGCACCACGCCCGCCAGGTGATCCAGCGCGTCCTCCAGGTCGAAGGTGGTCTGGATCTGCTCCAGCGGCGACAGTCCCCTGTCCATGCGCAACTGGTCGATGAACCAGCGGCGGAACCGGTCCGAGTCGAACAATCCGTGCAGATAGGTGCCCATGACCCGTTTGTCCGTCCGCATATAGCCGAGCGGCTCGCCCGCGTTGTCACGCAGGGCCACCCGCAGGTCGTCGGACAGCGGCGCGGTGTGGCCGTGGTGGATTTCATAGCCGTGGACGGGCAGGCCGGACGCCGAGTGCACGCCGAAGGTGCGGGTCAGCGTCTTTTCCGGGGCCAGGGTGGTCTGCACGGGCAGCAGGCCGAAGCCCTCCACCCGGGTGGTCTCGGATTCCAGGCCGTAGGGGTCGTCCACTGTCTCTCCGAGCATCTGGAACCCGCCGCAGATGCCCACGATCCGGGTCCTGTTCCCGGCTCCGGCCAGTTCGCGCAGCACTGCGGCCATGCCCGTGCCGCGCAGGGCCTTCATGTCCCCCACCGTGGACTTGGAGCCGGGGATGATGATCGCGTCGGGCGTGCCCACGTCGCGGGCGTCGGTGACCACCCGGACATGGACGTCCGGCTCGGCGTAGAGCGGGTCGATGTCGTTGAAATTCGAGATGCGCGGCAGGTCCAGGACCACGATGTCCACGCACTCCCCGTCCGGGAACTTGGCCGCCTCGGGCCGGAACCCCTCCTTGAAGGACACCGAGTCCTCCTCGGGCAACCCCAGGGAGTGGATGTACGGCACCGTGCCCAGCACCGGCTTGCCCGTGTGCTCGAACATCTGGCCGAAGGCCGGGTCGAGCAGCGAGG belongs to Pseudodesulfovibrio portus and includes:
- a CDS encoding CBS domain-containing protein; the encoded protein is MYVGLKMLRDFVKVTPQTLVKDAQKQLEDNKLWMLLVVDENGKLLGYVRKEDIFAALPSIMTSLEKHEINYLMSKLTVEKIYRTDIKTVAPETEIEGAADMMFEMDLAGLAVVGQEGELIGYINRNVMLDVLAEEMGYREGGSRLTIEVEDRSGVLYEVAGVIANMKMSIISTGTFFFNGRRVVVVRVDTEDPSAVEAALTDRGYKLVTPDDFKEEWT
- a CDS encoding ABC transporter ATP-binding protein codes for the protein MAYLDVCDVTLTFKGIAALMGVSFTVEQGTIASLIGPNGAGKTSMLNCISGRYVPDGGARGPCSISLDGECLLSLPAHKRTELGLSRTFQNIALFKGLSVLDNLMVGRHSQINYGLLSSIMYWGKAVRTEDRHRRRVEDVIDFLNLSPYRHQHAGRLPYGVQKRVELGRALAAEPKLILLDEPMAGMNLEETEDMARYILDIAEEWGVTVLLVEHDMGVVMDISDKVVVIDFGQKIAEGTPDEVQANKDVIAAYLGTEDAAFTGR
- a CDS encoding diguanylate cyclase; the encoded protein is MATGSSRRRGAPFKLGKITATIGASVGISVCPNHGSSEEALVKCADQAMYRSKEKGKNTCTSASSPDD
- a CDS encoding branched-chain amino acid ABC transporter permease translates to MEYYLQLIVNGLVVGSIYSLVALGFVIIYKATKVVNFAQGELVMVGAYVCFALTVQFNIPFIWAFLITLAFSVLLGLAIERMVLRPLIGEEHISVIMVTVGMSSVLKSLVQLFWGTQIKVYPQVLPSEPVMIAGLPVAPVYIAAFFLSVVLFAVFSAFFKYSRTGVAMRATAFDQQAAQSMGIGIKNIFAMSWCIACIVSAVGGVILGNINGINSHIGHLGLKVFPAVILGGLDSLLGAALGGLIIGVLENVCDGAARQLFNLGGFREVAAFIILVVILMIKPYGLFGTKEIERV
- a CDS encoding AMP-binding protein; translated protein: MAKPYKTTLPRLLVRQAEERAQKTALREKEWGVWQAVSWQDNLRITAEFACGLEALGLGRGDIVILIGDNRPEWIWAELAIQGLGGIALGLYQDSPAEEIEYIFALSECKLVVAEDQEQVDKMLSFRGNLPELAHIIYHDPKGLVAYEKDVDGLEDFKAVRRLGRESRSDCVAHFKSRVSGVKPDDPCLIATTSGTTGRPKLAMLSHRNLLSMAHNLGKYDPKSARDEFVSFLPLAWMGEQMMAVASALLFGFCVNFPETPDTASADSREIGPHFLFSPPRVYESIAAKVQGDIMETTPMKRFLYNRFLPIGYEYVDTLFAGRTPSPWLRLKYFVADQGLFRALRDRLGFSRMRSATTGGAALGPDIFRFFHALGVNLKQIYGQTEIAGISCIHKEGEVDFTSVGAPIPETEVRITDEGEIISRSPAVFLGYYKNEEATRETVTEDGWLLSGDAGYFDDNGRLVVIDRVKDVMHLNDGTRFSPQFLENKIKFSPFLRESVVLGGGRDHVAAILCIDMAIVGHWAETNMITYTTYQDLAAKDEVYALVKAEVAKTNATLPEETRIKRFCLLYKELDPDDGELTRTRKVRRTTINERYGALIEALYTDACALNLETEITYQDGRVREMCGDIRIEDMEA